A genome region from Euphorbia lathyris chromosome 4, ddEupLath1.1, whole genome shotgun sequence includes the following:
- the LOC136227374 gene encoding F-box/kelch-repeat protein At3g06240-like, translating into MYPHVHQSPNQFSVQRFSFSRPSIFLRIMKRRRNSTAKRNRNEADYSGPSFSDLPNTVLVNILLRLPIKRIFVCKCVCKTLYDLISDPEFAKLHFDQSEVYPLLRTSGFTLLSRMLYLVQPEQNDFEHKIDMSYDTSSIKIKLDSKLKLPLRNIKMIDKEAVGGENCLKLNMRNHKYKIVNSCNGLLCLSNPSDNDPVIVCNPVTGEFINLPEVRTVKDLDIPVECGFGFSPVTNQYKVIRMFTHWTEHGKVMVAEVHVLGTETWKDLPFFPKSTRKLFPTYFNGCVYWISSGPCSIISFDIEKEFFKSSTAPPLEEKYDIVSIVSMGVLSGKLCITGALDCDHMDVWTMEDRGGKKVWSKMLSINLDGDRWPRGSYQPIKYLNNGALLMFNSHKHAFIIYDEPYKCGFRYLKVRGMESKVEAISHIPTFVSLKHALSGHNVPVLNVKSRCGELKLHKEKKGISIVQEIRELETGSEDSELYEDDSEGMYL; encoded by the exons ATGTACCCTCACGTCCATCAATCTCCCAATCAGTTCTCAGTTCAGCGTTTCTCTTTCTCCAGGCCATCAATTTTCCTTCG TATTATGAAAAGAAGAAGGAATTCAACAGCAAAGAGAAATAGGAATGAAGCGGATTATTCAGGTCCTTCGTTTTCTGATCTGCCAAATACCGTTTTGGTAAATATTCTACTTAGGCTCCCTATAAAGAGGATTTTTGTATGCAAATGTGTATGCAAAACATTGTATGATCTAATTTCAGATCCTGAGTTTGCAAAGCTCCATTTCGATCAATCTGAGGTATATCCTCTACTTCGAACCTCAGGTTTTACATTACTGTCAAGAATGCTTTATCTTGTGCAGCCAGAGCAAAATGATTTTGAGCACAAGATCGACATGTCTTATGATACCTCATCTATTAAGATTAAACTTGACTCAAAATTGAAACTCCCACTGCGCAACATCAAAATGATAGATAAAGAAGCGGTAGGGGGTGAAAATTGCTTGAAGTTGAATATGAGGAATCACAAGTATAAGATAGTTAATTCATGTAACGGCTTGCTTTGTTTGTCCAATCCATCTGATAATGACCCTGTTATAGTTTGCAATCCGGTTACTGGTGAGTTTATTAATCTTCCAGAGGTTAGGACAGTTAAGGATCTTGACATCCCTGTTGAATGTGGTTTCGGTTTTAGTCCCGTGACTAACCAATATAAGGTGATAAGAATGTTTACGCATTGGACTGAACATGGAAAAGTTATGGTGGCTGAAGTACATGTTCTTGGTACAGAAACATGGAAAGACCTTCCCTTTTTTCCCAAGTCAACACGGAAATTGTTCCCTACTTATTTTAATGGGTGTGTTTATTGGATTTCTTCTGGACCATGTTCTATAATTTCTTTTGACATTGAGAAAGAATTTTTTAAGTCAAGTACAGCACCACCATTGGAGGAGAAATATGATATAGTTTCAATAGTGAGCATGGGAGTATTAAGTGGGAAACTCTGCATAACTGGGGCTTTGGACTGTGATCATATGGATGTTTGGACAATGGAGGATCGTGGTGGTAAAAAGGTTTGGTCTAAAATGCTCTCCATTAACCTGGATGGTGATAGATGGCCTCGTGGCTCATATCAACCTATAAAGTACCTGAATAATGGGGCGTTATTGATGTTTAATTCTCATAAACATgcttttattatatatgatgAGCCATACAAATGTGGATTTAGATATTTGAAGGTCCGTGGAATGGAATCAAAAGTGGAAGCAATTTCTCATATTCCAACCTTTGTTTCACTCAAACATGCTTTATCAGGGCATAATGTGCCTGTTCTTAATGTCAAGTCAAG GTGCGGAGAGCTGAAGCTGCACAAAGAGAAGAAAGGTATTTCCATAGTTCAAGAAATTAGGGAACTGGAGACTGGTTCTGAAGATAGTGAACTGTATGAGGATGATTCTGAAGGCATGTATCTGTAG